CTGGCAGCTCAGCTGATCGAGCACCAGTCCGCTGCCGGCGAGCCGCTCGCGCAGCCTGGCAAACTGGCGTTCGAGCCGCTCGACCGCATCGGCGTGGCGCGCCCACAACCTGACGCTGAGGCGCAGGCCGCGCAGTTGCAGTTCGCCGTGGACCGGGCCCAGTGCCGGCAGGTCGATGGCGAAGCCCAGCGTCCACGCGCCGCTTCCGGGCACTTCGTCGAGGCCGCCCGCGCCCGGATCGATGCGCAGCTGCAAGATGTCGTAGCCGCGGTCGCCCTGGATCGGGATTTCGATCATCCAGGCCGGCAGCGTGCTCGCCTCGAGCTGGGTCACTTCCAGTCGCGACAAGGCCGCATGGGTGGCGTCGCGCAGCTGCGGCAGCAGACGGGCGACATCTTCCTCCGGAGCCGCTGCGGTCAGCACCTCGTCCGCCATCTGCACGCGTGCCTGTGCCTGCAGGCCGCGGTTCTGCAGCGGCGGTGGGGTATCGGGCACATCCTGGTAGACAGAGGCGGTCTGGTAGGCTGGCGGATAGACCGGGGCAGTGCTGCGGGGCTGGTCCTGCAGCACCGCGGCAAGGCGCAGCAGCGCTACTTTCCAGTCGTCCTCGGCGGGCACGATGCCGCTGCCCGGCGGGGCCACCAGCGAAGCCTCCATGAAAACGCCGCTGCGTCGCACGGCCTGTTGCAGGCCTTCGCCCTGGGTGACTTCCGCCGGTGTGCG
This window of the Dyella sp. A6 genome carries:
- a CDS encoding flagellar hook-length control protein FliK: MNIQPTSIAALTWAGAASGAGAGADAWRIGSVFSARPMNMSPQGMLVLQIGALTVEAEPPGTQLPPQFQVRVLSLGPQPLLEVIGDVTTSTEQVVGRALRERLPQQNGYAPLLATLTTLARRPMLRQLPPQLRTVLAQLEQSTRTPAEVTQGEGLQQAVRRSGVFMEASLVAPPGSGIVPAEDDWKVALLRLAAVLQDQPRSTAPVYPPAYQTASVYQDVPDTPPPLQNRGLQAQARVQMADEVLTAAAPEEDVARLLPQLRDATHAALSRLEVTQLEASTLPAWMIEIPIQGDRGYDILQLRIDPGAGGLDEVPGSGAWTLGFAIDLPALGPVHGELQLRGLRLSVRLWARHADAVERLERQFARLRERLAGSGLVLDQLSCQHGLPQTAGPLSAMFLKATA